The segment GCAAGCCTTCCACGAGCGTAAAGAACGCCCTCGTTATCGACGTGGCCTTCTTGATAAAGCGCTTTTACAAAGCTTTCGTTCGCTGAGAGAAACAGCTCAAAAGGGGCCCCTTGAGCAATTTGACGGCGAAAATTTCCGGAGGAGCCAAAATTGAGGCGCAGAGTATGGCCCGTTTGCTGGGTAAAGCGTTCCGCAGACTCTTCCAACGCAAACTGCAGGTTAGAAGCTGCCGCAATAATAGGTGCGCCTGCAAACACAGGCGCAGCAATAAACAGCAAACACGCTAACAGCAGGATTCGCATCAATCAGCGCTGCGCTTGCTCAACATGCTGTTCGGTAATTGCCATGATCTTCATGGTATTAGTGCCGCCATGAGCGTTCATATGATCACCACGAGTCAGTATCACATGATCGCCAAGCGTAACAACACCCTGCTTGACCAGTAGCGTCAACGCTTCATCATTCAACTCTGTAGCGCTCATTTCTGAGGTATCAAACGGCAATGATACAACACCACGATAAAGCGCCATACGACGTTGAGCAATGGGAGTGTGGGCAAGACCCACGATAGGTAAGCCTGAACGAATACGCGAGGCAATTAGCGGCGTATAACCCGAGGAGGTCATACAGGCAATCGCAGTAACGCCTTTCATATGGTTAGCAGCATACATTGCCGAAAGTGCAATGGTTTCGTCTGGCCGCGAAAAACCTTCATGAATACGGTGTCCTGACTCCTGGGCTGTTTTCTCACGCTCGGCGCCTAAGCATACTCGTGCCATCGCCTCTACGGTTTCTAGTGGGTAGTCGCCTGCGGCTGTTTCGGCGGAAAGCATTACCGCATCACTGCCATCCAGCACCGCGTTGGCAACATCAAACACCTCTGCGCGGGTAGGCAGTGGCGCTGAAATCATGCTTTCCATCATTTGTGTGGCAGTAATCACGGCGCGGTTAAGCGATCGTGCGCGTTTGATCATGCGTTTTTGCACGCCGACCAACTTGGCATCGCCAATCTCTACCCCCAAATCGCCACGCGCCACCATGACCGCTTCTGATGCTTCAATAATGCCGTCAAGGGTTGCCT is part of the Halomonas sp. GT genome and harbors:
- the pyk gene encoding pyruvate kinase, with product MNALHFSSIRRTKIVATLGPASDREGVLEAMLAAGVDVVRLNFSHGTADDHRRRLVRVREIAAQLGRSVAALGDLQGPKIRIARFKEGAVVLQEGQPFILDMALDGDAGDVHQVGCDYKTLAQDVTAGDRLLLDDGRVVLDVTRVDGQQVHTEVVVGGKLSNHKGINKQGGGLSAPALTEKDKIDLKTAVEIGVDYLAISFPRHAEDMLEARRLLGEAGKDIGLVAKVERAEAVADEATLDGIIEASEAVMVARGDLGVEIGDAKLVGVQKRMIKRARSLNRAVITATQMMESMISAPLPTRAEVFDVANAVLDGSDAVMLSAETAAGDYPLETVEAMARVCLGAEREKTAQESGHRIHEGFSRPDETIALSAMYAANHMKGVTAIACMTSSGYTPLIASRIRSGLPIVGLAHTPIAQRRMALYRGVVSLPFDTSEMSATELNDEALTLLVKQGVVTLGDHVILTRGDHMNAHGGTNTMKIMAITEQHVEQAQR